In Arachis hypogaea cultivar Tifrunner chromosome 17, arahy.Tifrunner.gnm2.J5K5, whole genome shotgun sequence, a single window of DNA contains:
- the LOC112764446 gene encoding autophagy-related protein 13a isoform X1 produces MITEANMQPELGKLEQIVHQFLLKSLHVILDSRVPSLHQHDRSGDLPMGSRVRRSDKWFNLALGDRPAALDNLSFWHRNLMDQMIIDIILVHEENGSSVETVIERWVVQYERPRVMAPQTGDISGSYKKTYKKSIVLFRALYSHMRLLPAYKIFRKLSSSSHTCNFDIIYKVSSFRDPFSRAEDVVLEEYSFTPIEATPGRLCISVTYRTKLSDFNLECSTSLPTQIITDYVGSPLADPLRSFPVSEKGVRATSFPLRGIAPPSSAPLERPHSWTSGFHKAAPMVQNQQYVGSPPVYRAPSKPYDIPSSPTDSHGIRIHNYRMHSRHRSTSYDEYQLSPPFSPSPSPSSPTFFNGGVPIQTRVRSETAPVTIPYPMMGKSSRTLSPNLSDHSRNSLPPMSPKRNYASSQESPSGIRSFRKLESSRIGELHTGVTNYAGQKIARDNKDDSGRFSGLLSSSDSPRIGFSRSSSRLSFQDDLEDGDFSCPFDVDDVDTPDVQPSQSKDGKNVSEIGSTSLPMCKKSQDAAVGVLVHMLRTAPPLRQDSSCYSSHSVKPEPEGGVTTASGFFMPRKTADALEELRSYKEMRDLLLSKSGTRILNKE; encoded by the exons ATGATCACTGAG GCTAATATGCAGCCTGAATTGGGGAAATTGGAACAAATAGTTCATCAGTTTCTTTTGAAGAGCTTACATGTCATTTTGGACTCGAGGGTACCTTCATTGCACCAACATGATCGGAGTGGGGACCTGCCTATGGGGTCTCGTGTGAGGAGGAGCGACAAATGGTTTAACTTAGCATTAGGCGATCGGCCTGCTGCTCTAGATAatctgagtttctggcacaggaATTTGATGGATCAGATGATAATTGACATTATACTAGTTCATGAAGAGAATGGTTCTTCTGTTGAAACAGTAATAGAGAGGTGGGTTGTTCAGTATGAGCGTCCCCGGGTAATGGCTCCACAAACTGGTGACATTAGTGGCTCTTATAAGAAGACATACAAGAAGTCAATAGTATTGTTTCGTGCTCTTTATTCTCACATGAGGCTTCTACCGGCTTATAAGATATTTAGGAAGCTTAGTTCGTCAAGTCATACATgtaattttgatattatttacAAGGTCTCTTCATTTAGAGATCCATTCTCTCGGGCGGAGGATGTAGTGCTGGAAGAATACAGTTTCACTCCCATTGAGGCAACTCCAGGCCGCCTATGCATATCTGTGACCTACCGGACCAAGCTATCTGATTTCAACCTTGAGTGTTCGACATCGTTACCAACACAAATAATTACAGATTATGTTGGAAGTCCCCTTGCTGACCCTTTGAGGTCTTTCCCTGTCTCAGAAAAGGGTGTTCGTGCCACTTCATTTCCACTGAGAGGGATAGCACCTCCATCTTCTGCACCACTCGAGCGGCCGCATAGTTGGACTAGTGGCTTCCATAAGGCAGCACCTATGGTACAGAACCAGCAGTATGTTGGATCCCCACCAGTGTATCGTGCTCCTTCCAAGCCATATGATATCCCATCTTCACCAACCGATAGCCACGGTATCAGAATTCACAACTACAGAATGCATAGTCGACACAGGTCTACAAGTTATGACGAGTATCAACTGTCTCCCCCGTTCTCACCTTCACCGTCTCCATCATCACCAACATTCTTCAATGGTGGCGTTCCAATTCAAACACGTGTACGTTCTGAAACTGCCCCTGTAACTATACCTTACCCAATGATGGGCAAAAGCTCAAGAACACTTTCTCCTAATTTGTCAGATCATAGTAGAAATTCTTTGCCACCAATGTCCCCCAAAAGGAATTATGCTTCATCACAAGAATCTCCATCGGGAATCAGGTCATTTAGGAAACTAGAGTCTTCAAGGATTGGAGAGTTACATACTGGTGTCACAAATTATGCCGGTCAAAAG ATTGCTAGAGATAACAAGGATGATTCAGGGCGGTTCTCAGGGTTGTTATCTTCAAGTGACTCACCACGGATTGGATTTTCCAGAAGCTCAAGTAGATTATCTTTTCAGGATGACTTGGAGGATGGTGACTTTTCGTGTCCCTTCGATGTTGATGATGTTGATACACCTGATGTCCAACCCAG TCAGAGTAAGGATGGAAAGAATGTGTCAGAGATCGGTTCAACGTCACTCCCAATGTGCAAAAAATCACAAGACGCTGCTGTTGGTGTTCTTGTGCACATGCTTAGAACTGCACCGCCTTTGCGCCAAGACTCAAGTTGCTATTCGTCCCATTCTGTGAAGCCTGAACCTGAGGGAGGAGTTACTACTGCTTCTGGATTCTTCATGCCCCGGAAGACTGCCGATGCACTTGAAGAGCTCCGAAGTTACAAAGAGATGAGGGACCTCCTTCTTTCCAAGAGCGGAACTCGGATCCTAAACAAAGAATGA
- the LOC112764446 gene encoding autophagy-related protein 13a isoform X2 — protein MMDFQANMQPELGKLEQIVHQFLLKSLHVILDSRVPSLHQHDRSGDLPMGSRVRRSDKWFNLALGDRPAALDNLSFWHRNLMDQMIIDIILVHEENGSSVETVIERWVVQYERPRVMAPQTGDISGSYKKTYKKSIVLFRALYSHMRLLPAYKIFRKLSSSSHTCNFDIIYKVSSFRDPFSRAEDVVLEEYSFTPIEATPGRLCISVTYRTKLSDFNLECSTSLPTQIITDYVGSPLADPLRSFPVSEKGVRATSFPLRGIAPPSSAPLERPHSWTSGFHKAAPMVQNQQYVGSPPVYRAPSKPYDIPSSPTDSHGIRIHNYRMHSRHRSTSYDEYQLSPPFSPSPSPSSPTFFNGGVPIQTRVRSETAPVTIPYPMMGKSSRTLSPNLSDHSRNSLPPMSPKRNYASSQESPSGIRSFRKLESSRIGELHTGVTNYAGQKIARDNKDDSGRFSGLLSSSDSPRIGFSRSSSRLSFQDDLEDGDFSCPFDVDDVDTPDVQPSQSKDGKNVSEIGSTSLPMCKKSQDAAVGVLVHMLRTAPPLRQDSSCYSSHSVKPEPEGGVTTASGFFMPRKTADALEELRSYKEMRDLLLSKSGTRILNKE, from the exons ATGATGGATTTTCAGGCTAATATGCAGCCTGAATTGGGGAAATTGGAACAAATAGTTCATCAGTTTCTTTTGAAGAGCTTACATGTCATTTTGGACTCGAGGGTACCTTCATTGCACCAACATGATCGGAGTGGGGACCTGCCTATGGGGTCTCGTGTGAGGAGGAGCGACAAATGGTTTAACTTAGCATTAGGCGATCGGCCTGCTGCTCTAGATAatctgagtttctggcacaggaATTTGATGGATCAGATGATAATTGACATTATACTAGTTCATGAAGAGAATGGTTCTTCTGTTGAAACAGTAATAGAGAGGTGGGTTGTTCAGTATGAGCGTCCCCGGGTAATGGCTCCACAAACTGGTGACATTAGTGGCTCTTATAAGAAGACATACAAGAAGTCAATAGTATTGTTTCGTGCTCTTTATTCTCACATGAGGCTTCTACCGGCTTATAAGATATTTAGGAAGCTTAGTTCGTCAAGTCATACATgtaattttgatattatttacAAGGTCTCTTCATTTAGAGATCCATTCTCTCGGGCGGAGGATGTAGTGCTGGAAGAATACAGTTTCACTCCCATTGAGGCAACTCCAGGCCGCCTATGCATATCTGTGACCTACCGGACCAAGCTATCTGATTTCAACCTTGAGTGTTCGACATCGTTACCAACACAAATAATTACAGATTATGTTGGAAGTCCCCTTGCTGACCCTTTGAGGTCTTTCCCTGTCTCAGAAAAGGGTGTTCGTGCCACTTCATTTCCACTGAGAGGGATAGCACCTCCATCTTCTGCACCACTCGAGCGGCCGCATAGTTGGACTAGTGGCTTCCATAAGGCAGCACCTATGGTACAGAACCAGCAGTATGTTGGATCCCCACCAGTGTATCGTGCTCCTTCCAAGCCATATGATATCCCATCTTCACCAACCGATAGCCACGGTATCAGAATTCACAACTACAGAATGCATAGTCGACACAGGTCTACAAGTTATGACGAGTATCAACTGTCTCCCCCGTTCTCACCTTCACCGTCTCCATCATCACCAACATTCTTCAATGGTGGCGTTCCAATTCAAACACGTGTACGTTCTGAAACTGCCCCTGTAACTATACCTTACCCAATGATGGGCAAAAGCTCAAGAACACTTTCTCCTAATTTGTCAGATCATAGTAGAAATTCTTTGCCACCAATGTCCCCCAAAAGGAATTATGCTTCATCACAAGAATCTCCATCGGGAATCAGGTCATTTAGGAAACTAGAGTCTTCAAGGATTGGAGAGTTACATACTGGTGTCACAAATTATGCCGGTCAAAAG ATTGCTAGAGATAACAAGGATGATTCAGGGCGGTTCTCAGGGTTGTTATCTTCAAGTGACTCACCACGGATTGGATTTTCCAGAAGCTCAAGTAGATTATCTTTTCAGGATGACTTGGAGGATGGTGACTTTTCGTGTCCCTTCGATGTTGATGATGTTGATACACCTGATGTCCAACCCAG TCAGAGTAAGGATGGAAAGAATGTGTCAGAGATCGGTTCAACGTCACTCCCAATGTGCAAAAAATCACAAGACGCTGCTGTTGGTGTTCTTGTGCACATGCTTAGAACTGCACCGCCTTTGCGCCAAGACTCAAGTTGCTATTCGTCCCATTCTGTGAAGCCTGAACCTGAGGGAGGAGTTACTACTGCTTCTGGATTCTTCATGCCCCGGAAGACTGCCGATGCACTTGAAGAGCTCCGAAGTTACAAAGAGATGAGGGACCTCCTTCTTTCCAAGAGCGGAACTCGGATCCTAAACAAAGAATGA